tttccttttatttaactttaaattatttctaATCAAACTTGGAAAAATGGTCGATCAGTTGAGTTTTGGATAGGATTAGTTTCAGTTGGATAATTTTTACGTCGGGTCGATTTCAAGTCAAATCACTCAGAGTTTGACAGGTTCATATTGAGCCAACGAATTTCAGATTGGGGGTTAAAATTTTCGGATttcattgctttttttttttaggtcggATTTGGAATAAATTTAAGTGCGGGATCAAATTTTGAATGTGTAATTCCAagtagagtatataatatagtatcagCCCCACCACTCCAAATTattcattaaaagaaaagaaccTGATTTACACCCTCATCCATGTGGTCTAAAAGATGATGTAAATATTTCTTTCCTGAAATGATATGCAGATTGAGAGAAAACAGTGGGctatttaaataaaatggttTTCTAATCAATTTGCATGGTGGGGATAATATAATTAGTAAATTAGAAAAGCATATATAATAATACACTTACTAATAAGATGGATTTGGTAAACAAAAAAAGAAGCAATTTTAATGGGGTTTAAACAACCACTTCTCcctaataaaacaaaatatttatggGGCCTACCTAATTGAAGGTTTAAATAAGTTGatccattttaattttgttaaggTAGCATTTAAGCCTTTTCTCACATATGATTTGATCAATTTCATGACTTGTTGTATGAGACTTTCCTATTAAGAAATGgctcaaataattaatttatttttctaattaataactttaaggttttaagtaattattttaaggtataataaattattttaagattataatcaatttgaaattgtaagtgattattttaatattataattaattacgttgagacataaatatatattgagcaaactcaataaaaataatctcactCGTAACATCGTCTCAAGTGAAAATTTGTCATATCATAAACAACTGGTCTTGGGCGAGACGGTCTCAATATGAGATGGATAATAAAATCAgcccaattataatttttctcaatatgcgctcatcatttgatctatttaaaatcataattgatacatttaaggttaaaattgaaattttttataagttataactgatcataattaatcactttaaaatctAAATTGATTATtcttagatcaaaattgaaattttttactcCCTCCTACTCTTCTAATTAGTCCCATTTGAAATTCACCGATTTTTAGGTGGGTCAAATGGAACCACTTAAAAAGGAGAAAGAAAGGGTAACAAGCGAATTGTTAAAAGTTTTTCATTAGATTTATTGTAATAGGTAATGTGAGTAAGGGTAATAAGGTCAAAATACATACTgtaaatagaaatgagactaaTAGGGTGACTTAACCCTATTTGAAAATGGGACTAATAGGgagaatagaagggagtattacAAAGAAGCCATGTACTCTTGGTCATTTCCAAGAGcattcattgaatcaattggcaaACATAATTCGAAATCGACACTTCCTTCACCTTCACATCCAGGATAAGCAAACATTACACctataactttattttcaagtacatTATGAATAGAAAATTGTTGGGGAAGAGTAATAccactattattgatcgataATTAAAGAGTACAAATTCTCTTATGTTCCATTTTTCCATTAGAACCATTATATTGCATCGAATAAGAGTACTTATAATGGACAATGTTTtgacactattattgatagtgttatactatttatttgttgtttgaaatttaaCTATAGAATAATACTATTGTATTACCTCTAttctaaaattatgaaaaaaaaaatcatatttaggtagaaattgattagtttgacgtcaaaattgatcaatttcaggtaaaaattgaaattttttattttaattggtctatttaaggtttactttaaattgaaattgatacctttaaggtcaaaattgatacatttaaggtcaaaattaaatttttattttttaatttttggaagAGCAGCCATTTTCATTTTTCGCTTTTGGGCTGGCCTATATAGACGGTCTCATAATGAAACTGTCTGATCCGAGTTTTTGTGTATCATAAAAGGTGAATTATTAGGTGAtcataaaattttctatttgcGCTTCTATTAATTTACTTGTTATGAGCCCAAGTAGCCCATCTTTACCAAACTTTGCCATCTATCCAAAAAGCCCAATTCCTAAGAGAATCCTAAATCTAACAAGTGTCCCTATAAAAGAAATTTGTTGTATTTAATTTGAGTGGAAAGGGTACCGgagaaaaagacaaaaatatatacagaTGGCagaaaaaagtaattaatatgaaaaaataaaataaatttataaatgagattaaataAGAAAGTGAGACTATTGTCAAAAATATAAAGTGAGATGAAGCTATATTTGATTCAAAACAATTTTATTGTATGTTTTTACAATAGGATAAATTGAATAGACTGGAATAATAATTGATTTAAATTAAATCAACTAATGCAATTAAACACATCTTGGTTGGAATCTTTTTTAGATAACAAAAGATTTAAAGATAATTATAATTTAGTTGGAGCATCGATAATGTCTTGTAATTGTTGATATTTGATGAACGACATGATATGATAACTTAAATGTCACAATAAACACTATATGTTATAtaggaaataataataataataataataataataataataataataataataataataataataatatattcctgaATTCATCAATGAAATTGTGAATAACCTTATCTAAGtacaaaagtaataaaaatgaaaatgaaagagaaaaaaaactacatccaaatatataatttaaataaaaattaaattgaattataaAATTCTAACATAATTTAGGAAGCCATTTAGTTCTAGCACGAACAATCTCTTGTTTATTATCTTGCATCCGCAAAAGATGAGTGTTTTCAATATGTTTAGAGTTGGCAAGGACACTACAATTAGGAGTGTTTTCCATGCTTGTTAATGATTCAAGTATGTTAGATTGCCTACATTCTCTTCGATATTCTAGTGTCATACTTGTCATGTCATAGTCTTGCAACACCTTCAATGGCACACtctgaaaatattaaaaaaaaaacaaattttaacattattattatttttttttaactttcatATTTTATGAGAAATTGATATTTCAACTATAcactaaaaaaaatactcataaAATTGCGAGGGCCAAAAGCCAACTAACAAGCGTTCGtcgcttttttaaaaaaatgacgACGACCTTGCAATAACAAAACATTTTGTAATTCTAGACATCAAGATGGCAACAGCCTGACGACCAACCCCACTCGTTACCCGaccaaaatattaattttattttaaaaatagtagCGATTTCCGAGCTACTGCCCGGGCCGTTGCCAACAAGGGCGGCAATCTGAAGCCATAATCAAGTGGTCGccacttttaaaaattttaaatgttagtATTGATTATACaacataatatttaatttaaggaTGGGACATGGTCGGTCTTAGCCGACTAATAACTCTGCCCTTGGACTTAGTTGTGTATGAAAGTtgaagatataaaaaaaataacctctAAGATCCAGCCAATATATTTAACGTTGTTTACGTGCAAATTTGCATCCATATCATTCCATCTAGGCTGAAATTATTATAagcaaatgaaattattatgaGTAATGAAATATTATTAGGATTgtgattgtaatttgtaaacaTGAATTAATGATTGTACTTACTACCAAGCCTGATTGAATAATATCAGCCGTTTGATCAGTGAGTTTATGGATTCTGAGGAGATGATCAtcttcaccattttcaattGCATATCTATTTAAGTAAAAGGGTTGCACTTCTTGTCTCACTTCTTCtggtatttttgataatttCCTGCTTTCTCTGTTCATGATCACCCATGTACTACGTACAATAGTATTTCAACTATGTATGATTAGTACTTAACCAACTATAACACCAAAAGCTAACACTTCGACCTTGTTTAGTATCCGATATTTTCTAGATgtaattaacttttattttattgttgacTTGTTAGCGGATCAAATAATGATGAAATTGCTTCgtgaaatttgatttttaagtcgTATAAAAAGTTATTCTAAACgagttttttcattaatttttaaattgttttacgttttcttttataaataacaaatagCCAATATCCAATGTAACCaaataacacttaaaaaccaaatAGTCAAGGTTATTTTCATGGaatcaattcaactaaaagtttaagttgatggttgaggtttCAACATATGCTATATACTTTGACACGCCCCCTCACAGAGAATCAATTGGGCTAAAAGTATGGATGCAGCACATGACCTCTACAAACCAgcattaaatatttcactttaaatgaggggtagttgagattcgaacccatgactttttgtcacgttggcttctaaTACTATATCAAGattcaactcaaccaaaaacttaaactgatgGTGCGAACAATCTTACATTGTGTACTAACTAACAACAAACATTATTTACATATTTGAGTTATGAGTACGTACTAACCCACTAAAACAAAGTTACCTTGTAGCTCGTGTTATAATTTTTTGAGTACTATAGTCACGTATTATCCAATCTCTTCGCATACCATTTTTTCCGGCTGCATCTACCCAAGTATCGATTTCGACTAAGTCTCCCCTGGACAAATCAATCACCATGacacatattttatttttttattaaataattcaattaatacaTATTATGTAAGAATATAATTAAGTTCTTGTTTTGAGATATTTCACTAAAAAATATAATCTCATAAAAATAgctatataaataattattatgaaataATAATTTACCATACCAAGAACTATATTTGTTAACTTCAACATGTACACGGGTTACGACCCAAATGAGTTTCCTAAGACTCATCTCTCGTGTTGCACCAAACCCATTTCCAGCTAGTCCTGAGCTTGTCACATGATTTAATGCTGTCTCCTACATACACATTTCCCACAAACTTAaattacaattaaatataaCATGTGCGAATCTTAGATCGTAAATTAGATAGAGTCAAAGTAATTATCCAAATAAAAACTAGGATTGTCTTGAGATGGCAAATTGGGCGATCGGGTGCGGTATATCCTCTCCGTATTTATACCcatctaaaatttttattttcaccgcTCATGGCAGATAAAATTGGTATAGCCACCACTACCCACCTGAGTTCCATATAAAACCATCCCCACCCACTATGATAAACTGAGTATTCATGGGTATTCCCAGTAAGTATATGCtccataaaaatatatttttttacaaattcaATTATGCATCTAATTTATCAAATCATACcatgtaataaaataaatttacaattcttaattttttgtcatagttttaataaaaatatacaaaattgacATAAAGTAAGCAATACATTGTAGTTATAAGGTGAGGGCAATGGATATGGACGGGTAAGATCTCATACCCACCATCTACTCACTACTTATGGCGAGTATGACTTTTCATATTCATATCTAATCAGTACCCTCTAAATTTATATCCATATACATGCCAACTAGAGCAAAATCTATATAATTTTACTCGCTTGGAGGGTCAAGGTTCAAACTTTCAtctcatatttaaaaatttcattCGGACTAAGCTCCTTCCAGGCCCAAAAAAAATCATCTATATCAGTTTAGTTGTTAAGAGAGTAAATCAAAAAACTTAAATTGTGTGAATAAAACTCacattaaaataaagaaaaaatacgTGTCTGAAAAAGTGGTGAAActatttatgtaaataaaaatgtagcaaatttaataaaatcgataaaaatgaaaattatagcaAGTTCAAAAGCTTAAAACTATTAACCAACCTGTAAGAGATTCATTAGGGTTTCCATAGTAGAAGTTTTATCTGGACCAATTTCATAAGATCTAATAATAAAAGTTTGCCTATATACAAACCTACCCTCCACAAACTTCCCTAACATACATGCATCaccttcattattcatcatttcaCTCTTCTTTAATCCCACATAAGATGTCTCTCCAACACTAATAGTACCATTGATCTTCTTCCCATTTATTACATCTATATTCGGAGGAATTCGATTGTACAATCCAAAAACCgattttagattttttgaatGATTCGAGTGACATACATTGAATTgagatatataatttatatgttcaattttctttgttctaAGTAAAAAAATTTGGTTAAGGCTTGAATTTTGAATAGATATTGTCATATTTAAGGTTCCTAAATTTTTTGGAAGAAGGATTTTTGGCTTGTGATTAGAGGATTAAGCTTAAGAGCAAAAATGATGAAGTTTTGATGTTAAGATGCTAAAAATGTGTACATATTATTGGTGGGTGTAACTACTTTTTTGTAGTCAATGGGAAAATACTAATTATGTTAAATTGAATATTTGCAAAGAGATCTTATGCATATAATGACAAGAAAGACAATAGTCAATATATAAACCCTTGTTCTATTAAAGTAGTTTGCAAATGTTGCCAAATAATATTTGTAGCTCAACAACTTTCATGGGTTGGAAGGAAAACTATGGTTGCTTCTTATTGTTGGCTTACACACAAGTGTACAATTAGGatattaactttgatattattattcCACATCTATTAGTATTCTTATTCatgatatatattaataaaaataattttattcacTTTACTAGTtactttttaatataaaatttaataaaagtcAATGAATTTTACAAGTTTAATTATAACTAATAAGAAAATCCAATTCTACTATAACAACCTTCAAAATTACGACCTTtaattaagaatatatatatatatatatatatatatatatatatatatatatatatatatatatatatatatatatatatatatatatatatatatatatgaacttAGTAATTAGCGTATACGTATTAGAAACTTAATGTTACCAATAAGGGTTTGGAATTTGAAAAAGTATTTTGGGAAGATGGTTGACAAGGTAATCAGCAATGAAGACGAGAGACGTTCCTCAGGCCCAGCCCATTGAAACTTAATGTCTATTACATTATTTTTAGTGTcaacttatcgtattcttaatacctacttacaatatcttaaatgcctacttattatttttaatgcctatttataatatttaaaatatatatattagacaGGTCTAATTAGAGAagatctctcaaaaagaccgtctctcacataaatttgtattaatatatcTACTTGGCAAAATGATTTAGAGAGTTGATATTGTATCGTTATGGCCCGAGTAATTTCAAGTAGGGTACGATATCAGCCCTATCCCAAATGAATGGGTGACATAGGCCTTTAAAAGCCCATATTTGTTTTATTGGGcttgaattaaataataatgtacgATGAAGCGTAATCTACATGGAGTAGGCTTCCATTTCTTTTGAATAAATGGAGTAGGCTTCCATTAATCAAAGCTCCATCGAGATTTGGTTTACATCTTTTTAACTTAATggctttattata
This Amaranthus tricolor cultivar Red isolate AtriRed21 chromosome 13, ASM2621246v1, whole genome shotgun sequence DNA region includes the following protein-coding sequences:
- the LOC130798165 gene encoding palmitoyl-acyl carrier protein thioesterase, chloroplastic-like isoform X1, whose amino-acid sequence is MTISIQNSSLNQIFLLRTKKIEHINYISQFNVCHSNHSKNLKSVFGLYNRIPPNIDVINGKKINGTISVGETSYVGLKKSEMMNNEGDACMLGKFVEGRFVYRQTFIIRSYEIGPDKTSTMETLMNLLQETALNHVTSSGLAGNGFGATREMSLRKLIWVVTRVHVEVNKYSSWGDLVEIDTWVDAAGKNGMRRDWIIRDYSTQKIITRATSTWVIMNRESRKLSKIPEEVRQEVQPFYLNRYAIENGEDDHLLRIHKLTDQTADIIQSGLVPRWNDMDANLHVNNVKYIGWILESVPLKVLQDYDMTSMTLEYRRECRQSNILESLTSMENTPNCSVLANSKHIENTHLLRMQDNKQEIVRARTKWLPKLC
- the LOC130798165 gene encoding palmitoyl-acyl carrier protein thioesterase, chloroplastic-like isoform X2; this translates as MTISIQNSSLNQIFLLRTKKIEHINYISQFNVCHSNHSKNLKSVFGLYNRIPPNIDVINGKKINGTISVGETSYVGLKKSEMMNNEGDACMLGKFVEGRFVYRQTFIIRSYEIGPDKTSTMETLMNLLQETALNHVTSSGLAGNGFGATREMSLRKLIWVVTRVHVEVNKYSSWGDLVEIDTWVDAAGKNGMRRDWIIRDYSTQKIITRATSTWVIMNRESRKLSKIPEEVRQEVQPFYLNRYAIENGEDDHLLRIHKLTDQTADIIQSGLVSVPLKVLQDYDMTSMTLEYRRECRQSNILESLTSMENTPNCSVLANSKHIENTHLLRMQDNKQEIVRARTKWLPKLC